A region of Subtercola boreus DNA encodes the following proteins:
- a CDS encoding putative Ig domain-containing protein: MRFHLAARISTGVVLAALAGGTLAAPGALAESPGVSLGLHASAISVDSGLGRVYVTSDHDNLVTSFDEAAPEGSTRTVTVGAEPIGVAVDSVTHRVFVANAASKTISAFDGTVGSPVVATIPLRSIPTGIAVDPVTHTVLVTSQTTDTVYSFDGTLVNPTLSALAVPAGPSSIAIDPGAGAAFVGNVQSNTVSRIDLASGRVTATVATAYYPDNIAIDTSTHIVFVASRNDGSIHSFDGRDPVPTSKKVVSVRGALSLTVDPIDHLVYVADGYTVRYFDGRADAPLLLDGTADPYPVRYLHLVAADPKGGHVYAIRSEPMTSFDTIWKVVPLPATSPAIMPVGVNIYAVGSWVDLYFSGTGNPLPSLSFGGTLPPGLAWSAGTLSGRVTTVGHSTFTLTASNGVGPGVVRSYDFVVTPPPPSLVTSDELPVARVGTYYRFNPVGVSPLGVTCSVTSGRLPAGIVLASAGCALTGKPTTPGPFSFRLTATNEGGSSSVEYMLTVSPVGTSPCLRSEIAGRQAC; this comes from the coding sequence ATGCGCTTTCACCTTGCTGCTCGAATCAGTACCGGAGTTGTTCTCGCCGCGCTGGCCGGCGGAACATTGGCAGCCCCCGGAGCCCTGGCTGAGTCGCCCGGTGTCTCCCTTGGGCTCCACGCGTCGGCGATCAGTGTGGATTCCGGTCTTGGCCGGGTGTATGTCACAAGCGACCACGACAATCTCGTGACCTCGTTCGATGAGGCCGCGCCCGAAGGGTCGACCCGAACGGTGACCGTCGGCGCTGAGCCGATCGGGGTGGCTGTCGACTCGGTGACGCATCGAGTGTTCGTGGCCAACGCGGCATCGAAGACTATTTCAGCATTCGACGGCACGGTCGGCAGCCCGGTCGTCGCGACAATCCCGCTCCGCTCAATTCCGACGGGAATAGCCGTCGATCCGGTCACGCACACTGTTCTCGTGACCAGTCAGACAACGGACACGGTCTACTCATTCGACGGCACCTTGGTGAATCCGACCCTGTCTGCCCTGGCAGTTCCTGCTGGCCCCTCGTCGATAGCTATAGATCCGGGAGCAGGCGCGGCCTTCGTGGGCAATGTTCAGTCGAACACAGTCAGTCGTATTGACCTGGCCAGCGGACGCGTGACGGCCACCGTGGCAACGGCCTACTACCCGGACAACATCGCCATCGATACGTCGACCCACATCGTCTTCGTGGCGAGCCGGAACGACGGAAGTATCCACTCCTTCGATGGGCGGGATCCAGTTCCGACTTCAAAGAAGGTAGTCAGTGTCAGGGGGGCACTCAGCCTCACGGTCGACCCCATCGACCACCTCGTCTACGTGGCCGACGGATACACCGTGCGATATTTCGACGGCCGAGCTGACGCCCCGTTGCTGCTGGACGGGACAGCCGATCCGTACCCCGTGCGATACCTCCACCTTGTGGCCGCAGATCCGAAGGGCGGTCACGTCTACGCGATCCGATCTGAGCCGATGACCTCCTTCGACACTATCTGGAAGGTTGTACCGCTCCCTGCCACGTCCCCGGCGATCATGCCAGTCGGTGTGAACATCTATGCTGTCGGGTCGTGGGTCGATCTCTACTTTTCGGGAACCGGCAACCCCCTGCCTTCGCTTTCCTTCGGGGGCACCCTGCCTCCGGGTCTCGCTTGGAGTGCAGGTACGCTCAGCGGACGGGTGACGACTGTCGGGCACAGCACCTTCACGCTGACGGCGTCAAACGGGGTCGGGCCGGGTGTGGTTCGTTCGTACGACTTCGTCGTGACCCCGCCGCCCCCTTCCCTGGTGACCTCTGATGAACTGCCGGTTGCCAGAGTCGGGACGTACTATCGCTTCAACCCGGTCGGAGTTTCTCCGCTGGGTGTGACCTGCTCCGTTACGAGTGGCCGGTTGCCAGCCGGAATCGTACTGGCTTCCGCTGGCTGCGCGCTCACCGGGAAGCCGACTACCCCAGGCCCGTTCAGCTTCAGGCTCACCGCTACGAACGAGGGTGGCAGCAGTAGCGTCGAGTACATGCTGACGGTCAGCCCAGTCGGAACTTCCCCGTGTCTTCGTTCGGAAATCGCCGGTCGGCAGGCCTGTTAG
- a CDS encoding alpha-ketoglutarate-dependent dioxygenase AlkB translates to MSIAFQTSLFDDIDAEPELEPLGSSVHRIELGEGAWLDIRPGWVTNSDALFERLAQNVPWQADKREMYDRVVEVPRLVSWFGPEARYPDPVLEQAQNDLNDHYARPRDQVFETAGLCFYRTGDDSVAWHGDRVGRAIDRDTMVAIVSVGAARTLSLRPKGGGDVQRFPVGHGDLLVMGGSCQRTHEHAILKTKQAVGPRISFQFRPHWKRLSA, encoded by the coding sequence ATGAGCATCGCATTCCAGACCTCTCTCTTCGACGACATCGACGCCGAGCCCGAACTCGAGCCCCTGGGTTCCTCGGTGCACCGCATCGAGTTGGGCGAGGGCGCGTGGCTCGACATCCGGCCGGGGTGGGTGACCAACTCCGACGCGCTGTTCGAGAGGCTCGCCCAGAATGTTCCGTGGCAGGCCGACAAGCGGGAGATGTACGACAGGGTGGTCGAGGTGCCCCGGCTCGTGTCGTGGTTTGGACCGGAGGCGAGGTACCCCGACCCGGTGCTGGAGCAGGCGCAGAACGACCTGAACGATCACTACGCCCGCCCGAGAGACCAGGTCTTCGAGACGGCCGGTCTCTGCTTCTACCGCACCGGCGACGACAGCGTGGCCTGGCACGGTGACCGGGTGGGGAGGGCGATCGACCGCGACACGATGGTGGCGATCGTGTCTGTCGGGGCCGCCCGAACGCTCTCGCTCCGGCCGAAGGGCGGGGGAGACGTGCAACGGTTCCCGGTGGGCCACGGGGACCTCCTGGTGATGGGTGGCAGCTGTCAGCGCACGCACGAGCACGCGATCCTGAAGACGAAGCAGGCCGTCGGCCCGCGCATCAGCTTCCAGTTCAGGCCGCACTGGAAGCGCCTGTCGGCGTGA
- a CDS encoding RBBP9/YdeN family alpha/beta hydrolase, which produces MLFTIVPGSGGSGPDHWQTLWEAELPVAVRIAPPSWDDHDPADWSRSLDVAADAHGSERAVLVAHSFGCLVAVDWAVRNSSRVAGLFLVAPPDRRGIARDMIAGLDHTDDIRLDVPAEVLISTDDPYCSSERALKLARAWRAVPRVLGALGHINASSGLGAWPDGRQMLDEFVITAAGRPAVRPSFRTSPPQSAS; this is translated from the coding sequence ATGCTGTTCACCATCGTTCCCGGCAGCGGGGGCTCTGGCCCCGACCATTGGCAGACGCTCTGGGAGGCAGAGCTGCCCGTCGCCGTGCGCATCGCGCCGCCCTCCTGGGACGATCACGACCCGGCGGACTGGAGCCGCTCCCTCGACGTCGCGGCCGACGCCCACGGCAGCGAGCGCGCGGTGCTGGTCGCGCACAGCTTCGGCTGCCTCGTGGCGGTGGACTGGGCCGTGCGGAACTCCTCCCGCGTGGCCGGGCTGTTTCTCGTGGCACCGCCCGACCGGCGCGGAATCGCCCGCGACATGATCGCGGGCCTCGACCACACCGATGACATCCGGCTCGACGTGCCGGCGGAAGTGCTGATCAGCACCGACGATCCGTACTGTTCGAGTGAGCGTGCCCTGAAACTCGCTCGTGCGTGGAGGGCGGTTCCGCGGGTACTGGGTGCCCTGGGCCACATCAATGCGTCGAGCGGGCTGGGTGCCTGGCCCGACGGTCGGCAGATGCTCGACGAATTCGTCATCACGGCGGCCGGGCGCCCGGCGGTGCGGCCGTCGTTCCGCACTTCTCCTCCCCAGAGCGCGTCCTGA
- a CDS encoding NAD(P)H-dependent oxidoreductase, whose amino-acid sequence MSDTSILVLVGSLRAGSTNRQLAEAAIGVAPAGVDLTIYEGLADIPFYNEDIDVEGSVPAAATAFRDALAAADAVLVVTPEHNGTIPAVLKNAIDWASRPFGASPITGKPLAAIGSAYGQFGGVWAQDEARKALTIAGASVLEEIKLAIPGSVVRFAEIHPKDDAEVVGQLEAVVQGVVAAVSEKAAA is encoded by the coding sequence ATGTCAGACACCTCGATCCTCGTTCTCGTCGGTAGCCTCCGCGCCGGCTCCACCAACCGCCAGCTCGCCGAGGCCGCCATCGGCGTCGCACCCGCGGGCGTCGACCTGACCATCTACGAAGGCCTCGCCGACATCCCCTTCTACAACGAGGACATCGACGTTGAGGGCTCGGTTCCCGCCGCCGCCACGGCCTTCCGCGACGCTCTCGCCGCAGCCGACGCCGTGCTCGTCGTCACCCCCGAGCACAACGGAACCATCCCCGCCGTGCTGAAGAACGCCATCGACTGGGCCTCGCGTCCCTTCGGTGCGAGCCCCATCACAGGCAAGCCGCTGGCCGCGATCGGCAGCGCCTACGGCCAGTTCGGTGGCGTCTGGGCCCAGGACGAGGCCCGCAAGGCCCTGACCATCGCCGGCGCCTCGGTGCTCGAAGAGATCAAGCTCGCGATCCCCGGCTCCGTCGTGCGCTTCGCTGAGATCCACCCGAAGGACGACGCAGAGGTCGTCGGCCAGCTCGAAGCCGTCGTGCAGGGCGTCGTCGCGGCCGTCTCCGAGAAGGCTGCTGCGTAA
- a CDS encoding TetR/AcrR family transcriptional regulator, with translation MDARPHPPRPLLLGAPAGPPRADAERNHALILAAARRLLEGRGVDGLTMDLVAAEAGVGKGTVFRRFGTRTGLMLALVNDIETDFQRRFMSGPPPLGPGAPATDRLVAFGRERIAMLELQGDLLRAAEDRPDERYASAPRAASALHLHILLNQAGYDGDTPVLVFTLLASLDATLVLYENRSQNVTMERVANAWEDLVRRVTAPRAS, from the coding sequence ATGGATGCCCGGCCACACCCGCCTCGGCCTCTGCTGTTGGGTGCACCTGCGGGGCCGCCCCGCGCCGACGCCGAGCGGAACCACGCCCTCATCCTGGCCGCCGCGCGCCGGCTCCTCGAAGGCCGCGGGGTCGACGGGCTGACGATGGACCTGGTCGCGGCCGAGGCCGGTGTCGGCAAGGGAACGGTCTTCCGGCGGTTCGGAACTCGCACCGGGCTGATGCTCGCCCTCGTCAACGACATTGAGACCGACTTCCAGCGACGGTTCATGAGCGGCCCGCCGCCGCTCGGGCCGGGGGCACCGGCGACCGACCGGCTGGTCGCGTTCGGCCGGGAGCGCATCGCGATGCTCGAGCTGCAGGGCGACCTGCTGCGTGCGGCCGAGGACCGACCTGACGAACGCTACGCCTCGGCCCCGCGCGCGGCGAGTGCGCTGCACCTCCACATCCTGCTGAACCAGGCCGGCTACGACGGGGACACCCCGGTGCTGGTGTTCACCCTGCTCGCCAGTCTCGATGCGACCCTCGTGCTCTACGAGAACCGCAGCCAGAACGTGACGATGGAGCGGGTGGCGAATGCCTGGGAGGACCTGGTCCGACGGGTGACGGCACCGCGGGCATCCTGA
- a CDS encoding helix-turn-helix domain-containing protein has translation MPIVINLDVELAKKKMSVTDLASAIDLAVANVSILKNGRAKAVRFSTLDAICSVLGCQPGDILSYVPETE, from the coding sequence ATGCCGATCGTGATCAACCTCGACGTGGAGCTTGCGAAGAAGAAGATGAGCGTCACCGACCTGGCCTCGGCGATCGACCTCGCCGTGGCGAACGTGTCGATCCTGAAGAACGGGCGAGCCAAAGCGGTGCGGTTCTCGACGCTCGACGCCATCTGCAGCGTGCTCGGCTGCCAGCCGGGCGACATCCTGAGCTACGTGCCCGAGACGGAGTGA
- a CDS encoding DUF2975 domain-containing protein, translated as MSRSSLLTLRVLLVLLFAGALAAQVTSVALASETLEGLPAGVLAALIIAGAVAVEVVLLSAWMLVALVPGDAIFDDQGRTDPWVRIAVGALVVGAALGAAGFVFFAALQGVAPISAGPSLLVLCGAAAGVGAALALLVGVMRRLLHTAIRLQSELAEVI; from the coding sequence ATGTCCCGTTCGAGTCTGCTCACGCTGCGGGTGCTGCTGGTCCTGCTCTTCGCCGGTGCCCTGGCCGCTCAGGTCACCTCGGTCGCGCTCGCTTCGGAGACCCTGGAAGGCCTTCCAGCCGGCGTGCTGGCCGCACTCATCATCGCGGGAGCGGTCGCGGTCGAAGTCGTCCTGCTGAGCGCGTGGATGCTCGTGGCCCTCGTTCCGGGTGACGCCATCTTCGACGACCAGGGCCGAACCGACCCCTGGGTGAGGATCGCTGTCGGCGCACTCGTGGTCGGCGCGGCGCTCGGAGCCGCGGGCTTCGTGTTCTTCGCCGCCCTGCAGGGGGTGGCTCCGATCTCCGCCGGACCGTCCCTCCTCGTCTTGTGCGGCGCTGCGGCGGGCGTCGGCGCCGCCCTCGCCCTGCTCGTCGGCGTGATGCGCCGACTGCTGCACACGGCCATCCGCCTGCAGAGCGAACTCGCCGAGGTGATCTGA
- a CDS encoding ferritin-like domain-containing protein has product MPMPTPQNPDFAVWDAYFEANTARHTRLDAMIPWQSVCLLPPADVVAIARSLQRFELGESGEGKGLLGKAARRNDPAYDSALVRFIGEEQKHSALFAAALERFGESRLTSHWSDVAFVVLRRMLGLRTEVMLFLIAETTAMEYFGALSRSADPVIHGVARRVLTDEVEHVKFQVDQLRAGFEHTPRAGRMLAAGAAWLVAVGAATVLALDHGPAMRSLGLPPAVFWRRALRQFGRAVPAAFRLGAEAVPFGPAVDSIEYFSGEYERQAPRV; this is encoded by the coding sequence ATGCCCATGCCAACACCGCAGAACCCGGATTTCGCCGTCTGGGACGCCTACTTCGAAGCCAATACGGCGCGCCACACGCGCCTCGACGCGATGATCCCGTGGCAGTCGGTCTGCCTCCTCCCACCCGCCGACGTCGTCGCGATCGCGCGTTCGCTGCAACGTTTCGAACTCGGCGAGAGCGGCGAGGGCAAGGGCCTGCTCGGCAAGGCGGCGCGACGGAACGACCCCGCCTACGACTCGGCCCTGGTGCGTTTCATCGGGGAGGAGCAGAAGCATTCCGCCCTCTTCGCCGCCGCCCTCGAACGGTTCGGCGAGAGCCGGCTGACCTCGCACTGGTCGGATGTCGCGTTTGTCGTACTGCGCCGGATGCTCGGGCTCCGCACCGAGGTGATGCTCTTCCTCATCGCGGAGACGACGGCGATGGAGTACTTCGGCGCTCTCAGCCGGTCGGCCGACCCGGTCATCCACGGGGTGGCCCGGCGGGTGCTGACCGACGAGGTCGAGCACGTGAAGTTCCAGGTCGACCAGCTGCGGGCCGGCTTCGAACACACGCCCCGGGCGGGACGGATGCTCGCGGCGGGCGCCGCCTGGCTGGTCGCTGTAGGAGCGGCCACTGTGCTCGCGCTCGATCACGGGCCGGCGATGCGCTCCCTCGGGCTCCCTCCCGCCGTGTTCTGGCGGCGGGCGCTCCGCCAGTTCGGGCGCGCGGTGCCTGCGGCGTTCCGGCTGGGCGCGGAGGCGGTGCCGTTCGGGCCGGCCGTCGACTCGATCGAGTACTTCTCGGGCGAGTACGAGCGTCAGGCGCCGCGGGTGTAG
- a CDS encoding SDR family oxidoreductase: MHVFVTGASGWIGSAVIPELLDAGHRVTGLARSQASADALTAAGVTPLAGSLDDLDSLRAGAAASDGVIHLGFKHDFSDMAGAGRTERAAVAALGDTLAGSDRPLLFAAGVAGLTPGRAVTENDASPAVGPDAPRGGGENFAFEYASRGVRPVALRFAPTVHGEGDHGFISTIAGVARDRGVSGYVGDGANRWAAVNRADAARLVRLALEQAEAGAIVHAVGEEGISTREIAAAIGDALSVPTESVAPDAAADHFGWIGMFFGFDMSASSALTQERYGWTPTHPGLREDLAAGYYTRGA; this comes from the coding sequence ATGCATGTATTCGTCACCGGCGCTTCCGGCTGGATCGGCTCGGCCGTCATCCCCGAACTTCTGGATGCCGGTCACCGCGTGACCGGTCTCGCCCGCAGCCAGGCGTCGGCCGACGCCCTCACCGCCGCAGGCGTCACCCCGCTCGCGGGCAGTCTCGACGACCTCGACAGCCTGAGGGCGGGGGCCGCCGCCTCCGACGGAGTGATCCACCTCGGCTTCAAGCACGACTTCAGCGACATGGCCGGGGCCGGGCGCACCGAACGGGCCGCCGTCGCCGCCCTCGGCGACACGCTCGCGGGCTCCGACCGCCCGCTGCTGTTCGCGGCCGGCGTCGCCGGGCTCACCCCGGGCCGCGCCGTCACCGAGAACGACGCCTCACCGGCGGTCGGCCCCGATGCCCCCCGCGGGGGCGGGGAGAACTTCGCGTTCGAATACGCCTCCCGCGGAGTGCGCCCCGTCGCCCTCCGCTTCGCGCCCACCGTGCACGGCGAGGGTGACCATGGCTTCATCTCGACGATCGCCGGAGTCGCCCGTGACCGCGGCGTCTCGGGGTACGTCGGGGACGGCGCCAACCGCTGGGCAGCCGTGAACCGCGCCGACGCCGCCCGGCTCGTGCGGCTGGCACTGGAGCAGGCCGAAGCCGGCGCGATCGTGCACGCGGTCGGCGAGGAAGGCATCAGCACCCGCGAGATCGCGGCGGCCATCGGCGACGCCCTCAGTGTTCCGACAGAGTCGGTGGCTCCGGATGCCGCGGCCGACCACTTCGGCTGGATCGGCATGTTCTTCGGCTTCGACATGTCCGCGTCGAGCGCCCTCACCCAGGAACGGTACGGCTGGACGCCGACCCACCCGGGACTCCGGGAAGACCTCGCCGCGGGGTACTACACCCGCGGCGCCTGA